Within the Deltaproteobacteria bacterium genome, the region TCCGGGGCGCGGGAGCCTCCCGTGGAACCGTAAAGTCCGCCTTCAGGATGTTCAGCGAGCCCTGTCTCATATGGGACCGGGGACGGCTGGTAGAAGAAAAGCCGGGCGCCGTCATGAATGAGATCCGGTTCCCTGGCGAAAGCCAGAGCCGTGCAGCGTTGACCATTCCGGGCGGGGAACCCCTGAACATCCACCGTTATGCCGATGTTTCTCTGGTCCGGACATGCCTCGTTATGCCGCCCCGTTTTGTCCGGGCTGCACGCTACGGCACGATGGCCCTGTCTCTTGCCACTGCTGGTCCCCTGCGAAAAGTCACCGACTGGGCAGTTGACCGCTTTCAGGATCCACCCGATTATGAAGTGGGACGTCGCAGCGAGTTCAAGGTCGTCGCCCGTGCCCGGCGCGATTCGACAGAAAAGATCTGTGCAGTGAGCGGCCACGACCCCTATGGCATCACGGCCTCCATTGCTGTCGAAGGGGCGCGTTTCCTGCTGAAGGGCCCGCCCCGCCGGTATGGCGTGATTTCCACAGCGATGGCATTCGACCCCGCTGCCTTTCTGGATGCACTCAAGCCAGACGGCGTTACTTGGCGCCTGGCATAACGCCCAACGCACGAGCTGCCGCCAGGTGAGCAATCAATCGATTGGGATAATATCTTCGGGTACCACACGGCTGCGCGCTTCAATCAGCCGTGTACGGGAACCTGAATGCCACTGAAACTCGGCCCCGGACTCAACCAACACCACTTCTCCCGGCCCTATGGCGAACGCAGTGCCGCCGGTCGATCCCGTGATATCGCCTTCCACCACATGAATGATCCGCCCCTCGCCGGCTATTCCACCATGCCGGGCCCCGGGCTCCAGTTCGTAGTAGCAGAGCATCAGGTTCTCTAGGTGCACTTCGCGGTACCGCACCCCCTCACCGAGTTTCCTAAACCTGAGAGCCCGGAAATGAGCCACAGAAAGTGATGTCCGTTCAGCCATGGATGCATCGTAACCGGCAGGACAAATCCTGTCAGCAGGGGCAAACTCCTCCCTGACCAGATGAAACTTGCTTCATCATAACTGGTATTTCCGTGGGTTATAAGGCAGGCTTTCCCGATTGGCGATTGCCTGAAACCATTCAGAACAAGGAGAAAATAACCAATGAAACTGCGTCATGGATTTGTTCTCGCCGCTGCCGTGTTCCTGCTCGGTGCCTGCGGTGGCAAGGGGATGCACGACTGTTGCCATAAGCGCTGCGAAAAGACCGAGTGCCCGCGACGTGACAAGGGAAAGATGGACTGCGGCAAGGACAGCGTGACACTGTTTATCCGGCACAAGGTAAAAGATTACGCCGAATGGCGGAAGGTTTACGACGAGCATGGCGAGGCACGTGAAAAGGCCGGCGCCAAAATGGCCAAGGTGTTCCGGACCGATGGCGACGACAATGACGTGACCGTCGTTGTCCACTTTGCCGATGCCGCCGCGGCCAAGGCATTTGCTGACAGCGCCGACCTCAAGAGCGCCATGGAAAAGGCTGGCGTGACTGGAGAGCCCATGTTCTGGACTGCCGGCAAGACAGAGTGCAGCGCCAGCGAGTGCCCCCGGTGCGGCAAATGCAAAAAAGGATGTTGCGGCAAGCACAAGAAGGCAGATCAGCCGGACAAATCCACTAAAGCTGACAAACAGTAGTCCGTTCTTCCAAACGAAAGCAGCCGTTCCTTTAAAAGGAACGGCTGCTTTCGTTTGGGCCTAGCCTTCGTCGCATCAGCCGAGCCAGTCCAGTTCATCCGGCTGCAAATCGGCAAATGCCGCCGTGACGGGAAGAACAATGCTCACTGGTGGCGTCGCCCGGGCAAACTCCGTCAGGTCAATGATGAGCCCGGGCTCCAGCTTTCCGGTTTCCTGCTCCAAGATTTCGACGGCCGGGTGCAGCGCGCTTTCCGCGTGAGGCTCAGTTACCTGTGCCAGTTCACCCGTTGAGAGCCGGACCATGTCCCCTTTGGCAAACATTCCGCACATGGTCGCAAACCGGCCAAGCAGATAGGGGTTGAACCGGTTCCGCAGCTTTGCATACATGAACGCAAGCGCACCCTGCATGGAGAGGTGATCGTCAAAGGGCCGCAGGGTTCTCAGGCCATCGAATGTGTCTGCCAGTGCAACAAGCTGGCTGGTCATCAGGGGGCTGGGCACGTTCCGGTCTGCCGATGGCGTCCGGTGATGTTCGAATGCAGCGATGGCGGCAATCCGGTTCCCGCCCTGGCTTGCCAGCAGTATCTTGACCCCTTCAATCGTATGCCGGCCGAGCATCTGCATTTCCTCAAGTGAAAGCGGCCCACGCTTTCCGGTGAGCTCCACCGGCAAAACCGTTTTCCCGATGTCGTGCAGCAGCCCCGCCGTGGATATCTCCTGGATTTCATGCTCTGAAAGCCCCAAGGCGGCCGCCTGGCATCCGGCGATGGTTCCCGTATTTACCGAATGGATATAGGAAAAGTCGTCACGATCGCGAAGTGCGAGCAGTGTTGCCACGGGTGAATTCGAGCCGACCACCATGTCCATCAGTGTCTTGGCGAGGTCCATGACCGGGCCAAGATCAACGACACCGGCCTGCGCCGCCTTTTCAAACTGCTTGCGCATGACGGTGCTGCCCATCCGGTAGACCTCCCGGAAGCTCCCCATGTTGGCAGCCCGCATCAGTTTCAGATGCTTGATGGAAATCGTCTCGACTCCCCGTTCCTTCAGCCAGACATTCGCATTGACGGCGGCGACTTCCGCCGTTTCCGCCGACAGAAAGGAGAGCATCGTTTCGATGTCCGTGGCCGTGCAGCCCGGCTTGAGCGAGATGATTTCGATATCGCGCAGCCTCAGCTGCGCGACAAACCGGACCACATTGGCTGGCATCTTTGTGAAGGGCACACCACCAACTGCAAGTCCATCACCCAGAAGTGCGACGGTAAGCTCAGACAGCCCTGTCGTCTGGAAGAACCCGGAAATTTCGCTCATCAGCGCATCCAGCGTGTTTTGCCAGATTGCACTGCCCTTGGCGTAAAGGCGCCTGCTGTGGCTTGCTCCAGCAAGCCGTTGCGCCAGATCTCGTGCGGTATCCTGAGGGCTTGCTCCCATGTCAGCCACCCGCTTCCTTTGCGTAACGTGAGCAGGCTTCACGGACTGCCTTGTTCTTGCTGTTCAGGCCGGCGGCAAGAGCCGCACGGGCCTCACGGGTGGCATTTGCACTGAGCGCCTTGGCCACAAGCGGACGAAACTGGTCAATATGCCCCTTCCCGAAACCCGCTTCCCTTGTGAGCAGACTCCACAGTGACTGGACCGCTCCCGACGCCTGGGAACTGCCCAGTATCGAGATCGACAGGGACTGATAGTTCCTCAGGCGTTTCTCCGTTGTTGGCTCTTTCGGATCCAGATGCAACAGCTTCTGGGCTTCCTCGTCGCTGTTCACTCCAGCAACAGCGGCCAGTACGGTAAAGGTTTCCGGAACCGGATAGTCGGCCAGCGCCTTCAACGCCATCTCCTTGGCGAGATCATCACGATTACGCAGCCCCAGTCGTGCTATCTGGGAACCGGTGCGGGGATTGAGGCCGTATCCAATGCGAATCAGGTTGAAAACCCTGATTGGCCGGGCATTCTGCGCCATAACGGCGATTGAGTTCAGCCCTGCCTGATCGATACCCTTGAACCTTTCCAGGAGCATTTCCTTGGTCCGCGTATCAGTTGGGCTTTCCAGTGCATCCAGCATCGCTTCGGCAATCACCGGACCCCGGCATTCATAATCCTTCGCCACCTGAACGGCCCGCCTGGAGCCATCTGCCCCGGAAAAATACTCCCGAAGCTGGATATGCAAGGCACTGGACTGGGTAGTCCGCTCTGACTGTCTGAGCAGAAAAGCGAGCACCTCACTCGACGCCTTCTCGAGTTTCTGGACTTCC harbors:
- a CDS encoding HD domain-containing protein → MGASPQDTARDLAQRLAGASHSRRLYAKGSAIWQNTLDALMSEISGFFQTTGLSELTVALLGDGLAVGGVPFTKMPANVVRFVAQLRLRDIEIISLKPGCTATDIETMLSFLSAETAEVAAVNANVWLKERGVETISIKHLKLMRAANMGSFREVYRMGSTVMRKQFEKAAQAGVVDLGPVMDLAKTLMDMVVGSNSPVATLLALRDRDDFSYIHSVNTGTIAGCQAAALGLSEHEIQEISTAGLLHDIGKTVLPVELTGKRGPLSLEEMQMLGRHTIEGVKILLASQGGNRIAAIAAFEHHRTPSADRNVPSPLMTSQLVALADTFDGLRTLRPFDDHLSMQGALAFMYAKLRNRFNPYLLGRFATMCGMFAKGDMVRLSTGELAQVTEPHAESALHPAVEILEQETGKLEPGLIIDLTEFARATPPVSIVLPVTAAFADLQPDELDWLG
- a CDS encoding saccharopine dehydrogenase NADP-binding domain-containing protein, which gives rise to MGTVMILGATGYTGTLVARELARKDVPFVIAGRNEEKLVQLKDSLPQPVEYRIATPDDPTTLAGLFRGVDVVINTVGPFGDYGEPVVRAALEQNVHYLDTTGEQDYMLRMIENHDAVAQAKKKVVICAQAFEYAVGECAATLALEPLHNRADRVEVFNYVRGAGASRGTVKSAFRMFSEPCLIWDRGRLVEEKPGAVMNEIRFPGESQSRAALTIPGGEPLNIHRYADVSLVRTCLVMPPRFVRAARYGTMALSLATAGPLRKVTDWAVDRFQDPPDYEVGRRSEFKVVARARRDSTEKICAVSGHDPYGITASIAVEGARFLLKGPPRRYGVISTAMAFDPAAFLDALKPDGVTWRLA